Proteins found in one Physeter macrocephalus isolate SW-GA chromosome 17, ASM283717v5, whole genome shotgun sequence genomic segment:
- the RRAS gene encoding ras-related protein R-Ras translates to MSSGAASGTGRGRPRGGGPGPGDPPPSETHKLVVVGGGGVGKSALTIQFIQSYFVSDYDPTIEDSYTKICMVDGVPARLDILDTAGQEEFGAMREQYMRAGHGFLLVFAINDRQSFNEVGKLFTQILRVKDRDDFPIVLVGNKADLETQRQVPRSEASTFSASHHVAYFEASAKLRLNVDEAFEQLVRAVRKYQEQELPPCPPSAPRKKDGGCPCVLL, encoded by the exons ATGAGCAGCGGGGCGGCGTCCGGGACAGGGCGGGGGcggccccggggcggggggccggggccCGGGGACCCCCCACCCAGCGAGACACACAAGCTGGTGGTCGTGGGCGGCGGCGGCGTGGGCAAGAGCGCGCTGACCATCCAGTTCATCCAG TCCTACTTCGTGTCTGACTACGACCCCACTATTGAAGACTCCTACACGAAGATCTGCATGGTGGATGGCGTCCCAGCCCGGCTAGACA TTCTGGACACCGCTGGCCAGGAGGAGTTCGGTGCTATGCGGGAACAGTACATGCGCGCCGGCCACGGCTTCCTGCTGGTGTTTGCCATTAACGACCGGCAGAG TTTCAACGAGGTGGGCAAGCTCTTCACGCAGATCCTCCGAGTCAAGGACCGAGATGACTTCCCCATCGTGTTGGTCGGGAACAAGGCAGATCTGGAGACACAGCGCCAG GTCCCCCGATCCGAAGCCTCCACCTTCAGCGCCTCCCACCACGTGGCCTACTTCGAGGCCTCGGCCAAACTGCGCCTCAATGTGGACGAGGCCTTCGAGCAGCTGGTGCGGGCCGTCCG GAAGTACCAGGAACAAGAGCTCCCGCCCTGCCCGCCCAGCGCCCCCAGGAAGAAGGACGGGGGTTGCCCCTGCGTCCTCCTGTAG
- the SCAF1 gene encoding splicing factor, arginine/serine-rich 19 — MKFVFSFSKWRTGFVAHSIIVPSSVCKYILLGPSPSRRIDAFLGSGVLFEAHPAHWHVSRFGKGGFMRLRDAVFEITTQQKRVLAPVKAGSCEVLKFGCGGRCGNWGGVCGNRPGRPPFGRGGNKFRQGKRVTPPVPLVSALGLVLARAWDAVEERRDAERDTVLEAPEVFMSVLSFHHLAPPWPAHLPLLQTLPPFHHQVTMEEEDESRGKTEESGEDRGDGPPDRDPTLSPSAFILRAIQQAVGSSLQGDLPNDKDGSRCHGLRWRRCRSPRSEPRSQESGGTDTASVLDVAADGLLAGLVSILDPPDTWVPSHLDLRPGESEDVLELVAEVRIGDRDPVPLPVPSLLPRVRAWRTGKTVSPQSHSSRPTCARHLLTLGTGDGGPAPPPAPSSASSSPSPSPSSSSPSPPPPPPPPAPPAPPAPRFDIYDPFHPTDEAYSPPPAPEQKYDPFEPTGSNPSSSAGTPSPEEEEEEEEEEEEEEEEEEEEEGLSQSISRISETLAGIYDDNSLSQDFPGDESPGPDPQPLQQTPAPGTPPQADSTRADGATRRRVFVVGTEAEACREGKVSVEVVTAGGAALPPPLMPPGDSEIEEGEIVQPEEEPRMAISLFRAGGRAARPPPAAPAPPAAQPPPPPPAPRAPEGDDFLSLHAESDGEGALQVDLGEPAPAPPTADTRWGGLDLRRKILTQRRERYRQRSPSPAAAPASAAPTGPPTRKKSRRERKRSGGEAKEAASSSSGAQPAPPAPASPWDSKKHRSRDRKLGSHASSSARRRSRSRSARRRSRSTDRRRGGSRRSRSREKRRRRRRSNSPPPATSSSSSSRRERHRGKHRDGGGSKKKKKRSRSRGEKRSGDSEKGPAPAQPPSGPTSLGGERDSRRRGAVPPSIQDLTDHDLFAIKRTITVGRPDKPDPRGPSPAPASSPKREVLYDSEGLSAEERGGKSSEKDRRRSGAASSSSSSREKGSRRKALDGGDRDRDRDRDRDRDRSSKKARPPKELAPSSGPPPKPPVSSGSGSSSSSSSSSSRKVKLQSKVAVLIREGVSSTTPAKEATSAGLGSIGVKFSRDRESRSPFLKPDERAPTEVAKAAQGSTKPKKTKVKAKAGAKKAKGTKGKIKPSKTRKKIRSGGGSSGGSSGPVTLKKSKADSCSQAAGARGAEETSWSGEERAAKAPSTPPPKAAPPPPALTPDSQTVDSSCKTPEVSFLPEEATEEAGVRGGAEEEEEEEEEEEEEEEEEQQPATSTATSTAAAAPSTAPSAGSTAGDSGAEDGPAPRVSQLPTLPPPMPWNLPAGVDCTTSGVLALTALLFKMEEANLASRAKAQELIQATNQILSHRKPPSSLGVTPAPVPTSLGLPPGPSSYLLPGSLPLGGCGSTPPTPTGLAAASDKREGSSSSEGRGDTDKYLKKLHTQERAVEEVKLAIKPYYQKKDITKEEYKDILRKAVHKICHSKSGEINPVKVSNLVRAYVQRYRYFRKHGRKPGDPPGPPRPPKEPGPPDKGGPGLPLPPL, encoded by the exons atgaagttCGTGTTTTCGTTTTCAAAGTGGCGTACTGGTTTTGTAGCTCATTCTATTATAGTTCCATCTTCTGTGTGTAAATACATTTTGTTGGGTCCCTCACCATCGAGGAGAATCGATGCTTTTTTAGGAAGTGGCGTGCTGTTTGAGGCACACCCAGCACACTGGCACGTATCTCGGTTTGGGAAAGGTGGGTTTATGAGACTTCGGGACGCAGTGTTTGAAATCACAACTCAACAGAAAAGAGTCTTGGCTCCCGTGAAGGCGGGCTCCTGTGAGGTCTTAAAGTTTGGTTGTGGGGGAAGGTGCGGGAactggggaggggtgtgtggaAATAGGCCGGGAAGGCCTCCCTTTGGCAGAGGAGGCAACAAATTCAGACAAGGGAAGAGAGTTACTCCTCCAGTCCCTCTAGTGTCTGCACTGGGCCTGGTACTTGCCCGGGCCTGGGATGcggtggaggagaggagggatgCTGAAAGGGATACAGTGTTGGAGGCCCCTGAGGTCTTCATGTCTGTCCTCTCCTTCCACCACCTGGCACCACCGTGGCCTGCCCACCTGCCTCTACTCCAGACTCTCCCCCCCTTCCACCACCAGGTGACCATGGAGGAAGAAGATGAGTCTCGAGGGAAGACAGAGGAGTCAGGCGAGGATCGGGGTGACGGTCCGCCAGACAGAGACCCTACGCTTTCTCCTTCTGCTTTTATCTTG CGGGCCATTCAGCAGGCTGTGGGAAGTTCCCTGCAGGGGGACCTGCCAAATGATAAAG ATGGTTCTCGGTGTCATGGCCTTCGATGGAGGCGCTGTCGGAGCCCACGTTCAGAGCCCCGTTCCCAGGAATCAGGGGGGACTGACACGGCTTCT GTGTTGGACGTGGCTGCCGATGGCCTCCTCGCGGGGCTGGTGAGCATCCTGGATCCCCCAGATACCTGGGTTCCCAGCCACCTGGACCTGCGGCCTGGCGA AAGCGAGGACGTGCTGGAGCTGGTGGCCGAGGTCCGAATTGGGGACAGGGATCCAGTCCCTCTTCCCGTACCCAGCCTGCTGCCCCGTGTCAGGGCCTGGAGGACGGGCAAGACGG TTTCTCCGCAATCTCACTCTTCTCGACCCACCTGTGCCCGCCACCTCCTCACCTTGGGCACTGGAGACGGGGGTCCtgcaccaccccctgccccctcctctgcctcctcttcgccttccccttccccctcatcATCCTCCCCCTC CCCGCCTCCCCCTCCACCACCGCCAGCCCCCCCGGCCCCTCCTGCACCCCGGTTTGATATCTATGACCCCTTCCACCCCACCGACGAGGCCTATTCCCCACCGCCTGCTCCAGAGCAGAAGTACGACCCCTTTGAGCCCACTGGCTCCAACCCCAGCTCATCGGCGGGTACCCCCTcacctgaggaggaggaggaggaggaggaagaggaggaggaggaggaagaggaagaagaggaggaggaaggcctGTCCCAGAGCATCAGCCGCATCTCAGAGACCCTGGCGGGCATCTACGACGACAACAGCCTGAGCCAGGACTTCCCAGGTGACGAGAGCCCGGGCCCggacccccagcccctgcagcaGACTCCAGCCCCTGGCACACCGCCCCAGGCCGACTCCACCCGGGCCGACGGAGCCACCCGCCGGCGTGTCTTTGTGGTGGGGACCGAGGCGGAGGCCTGTCGGGAAGGCAAGGTCTCCGTGGAGGTGGTGACGGCCGGTGGCGCCGCCCTCCCGCCCCCTCTGATGCCACCGGGCGACTCAGAGATTGAGGAGGGCGAGATTGTCCAGCCTGAGGAGGAGCCCAGGATGGCGATCTCCCTCTTCCGGGCCGGCGGCCGGGCCGCACGACCCCCTCCGGCAGCCCCGGCCCCCCCTGcggcccagcccccacccccgccgcccgccccccgGGCCCCCGAGGGGGACGACTTCTTGTCACTGCACGCGGAGTCTGACGGCGAGGGCGCCCTGCAGGTGGACCTGGGGGAgccggcccccgccccgcccactgCAGACACGCGCTGGGGCGGCCTGGACCTGCGCCGCAAGATCCTGACCCAGCGGCGTGAGCGCTACCGGCAGCGCTCGCCCTCCCCAGCCGCCGCCCCCGCCTCCGCTGCCCCCACTGGCCCGCCCACCCGCAAGAAGTCGAGGCGGGAGCGCAAGAGGAGCGGCGGCGAGGCCAAGGAGGCCGCCTCGTCCTCCTCCGGAGCGCAGCCCGCCCCGCCGGCCCCGGCCTCCCCCTGGGACTCCAAGAAGCACCGCTCCCGGGACCGCAAGCTGGGCTCCCACGCCTCGTCGTCCGCCCGCCGCCGCTCGCGGTCCCGCTCTGCCCGCCGCCGCTCACGGAGCACCGACCGGCGCCGCGGGGGCAGCCGCAGGTCCCGGTCCCGGGAGAaaaggcggcggcggcggcgctcgAATTCCCCGCCCCCGGCCACCTCCTCGTCGTCGTCTTCCAGGCGCGAGCGGCACCGCGGCAAGCACCGGGATGGCGGCGGcagcaagaagaagaagaagcggTCGCGGTCCCGGGGCGAGAAGCGGTCTGGGGACAGTGAGAAGGGCCCTGCCCCGGCCCAGCCACCCTCCGGCCCCACCTCCTTGGGCGGAGAGCGCGACAGCCGCCGCCGGGGGGCTGTGCCGCCCTCCATCCAGGACCTCACGGACCACGATCTCTTTGCCATCAAGCGGACCATCACCGTGGGCCGGCCGGACAAGCCTGACCCCCGAGGCCCCTCACCGGCTCCGGCCTCATCGCCCAAGCGCGAGGTCCTGTACGACTCCGAGGGACTGAGTGCCGAGGAGCGGGGAGGCAAGAGCAGTGAGAAGGACCGGCGCCGCTCTGgggctgcctcctcctcctcttcctcccggGAGAAGGGATCGCGGCGGAAGGCACTGGACGGGGGGGATCGGGACCGGGACAGGGACAGAGATAGGGACAGGGACAGGTCATCCAAGAAGGCCCGGCCCCCCAAGGAGTTGGCGCCCTCCTCAGGGCCCCCGCCAAAGCCACCTGTCAGCAGCGGTTCAGGCTCCTCGTCCTCGTCGTCCTCCTCATCCTCCCGGAAGGTGAAGCTACAGTCCAAGGTGGCCGTGCTGATCCGAGAGGGTGTCAGCAGCACCACACCAGCCAAGGAGGCCACCTCTGCTGGCCTGGGCTCCATCGGAGTCAAGTTCAGCCGAGACCGAGAGAGCCGCTCCCCCTTCCTCAAGCCGGATGAGCGGGCCCCTACTGAGGTGGCCAAAGCAGCTCAGGGCAGCACCAAGCCCAAAAAGACCAAGGTCAAGGCCAAGGCTGGGGCCAAGAAAGCCAAGGGGACCAAGGGAAAGATCAAGCCATCCAAGACGAGGAAAAAGATCCGCAGCGGTGGGGGCAGCAGCGGGGGCAGCAGTGGCCCTGTGACGCTGAAGAAGTCCAAGGCGGATAGCTGCAGCCAAGCGGCAGGAGCCAGAGGGGCCGAGGAGACTTCCTGGTCCGGGGAAGAGCGGGCAGCGAAGGCCCCTAGCACCCCGCCCCCCAAGGcggcccctccaccccctgctcTCACGCCCGACTCGCAGACTGTGGATAGCAGCTGCAAGACACCTGAGGTCTCCTTCCTGCCAGAAGAGGCCACTGAGGAGGCTGGAGTCCGAGGTGgggcggaggaggaggaagaggaagaagaggaggaggaggaggaggaggaggaggagcagcagcCGGCCACCAGCACGGCCACCAGCACGGCTGCTGCCGCCCCTAGCACCGCCCCGAGTGCGGGGTCCACGGCTGGTGACTCGGGGGCGGAGGATGGGCCAGCCCCCCGTGTCTCCCAGCTGCCTACACTGCCCCCACCCATGCCCTGGAACCTGCCCGCTGGTGTAGACTGCACTACCAGCGGTGTCCTGGCCT TGACTGCACTTCTCTTCAAGATGGAAGAAGCCAATCTGGCAAGCCGAGCAAAGGCCCAGGAGCTGATTCAGGCCACCAACCAG ATCCTCAGCCACAGGAAGCCCCCCTCAAGTCTGGGGGTGACGCCAGCTCCTGTGCCCACCTCTCTGGGTCTGCCCCCTGGCCCCTCCAGCTACCTGCTCCCTGGCAGCCTCCCCCTCGGGGGCTGTGGCtctacccctcccacccccactgggCTGGCTGCAGCGTCTGACAAGAGAGAGGGCAGCAGCAGCTCCGAGGGACGTGGTGACACAGACAAG TATCTGAAGAAGCTGCACACACAGGAGCGGGCAGTAGAGGAGGTGAAGCTGGCCATCAAGCCGTATTATCAGAAGAAAGACATCACCAAGGAGGAGTACAAGGACATCCTGAGGAAGGCCGTCCACAAG ATCTGCCACAGCAAAAGTGGGGAGATCAACCCGGTGAAGGTGAGCAACCTGGTGCGCGCCTACGTCCAACGCTACCGCTACTTCCGCAAGCACGGCCGCAAGCCAGGGGACCCCCCAGGGCCCCCACGGCCGCCCAAGGAGCCGGGACCCCCTGACAAGGGCGGCCcgggcctgcccctgccccctctcTGA
- the IRF3 gene encoding interferon regulatory factor 3 isoform X2 gives MGTQKPRILPWLVSQLDQGQLEGVAWLDESRTRFRIPWKHGLRQDAQLEDFGIFQAWAEASGAYTPGKDKPDLPTWKRNFRSALNRKEALRLAEDHSKDPHNPHKIYEFVTSGVEDLSEPDTSLDTNGRYSTSDIQEAILEKLLSGMGLAPDGGPSGLTVAPENPPQLLLSPNLDVPAPCPKPGPPENPLKQLLVSEEEWEFEVTVFYRGCQVLQQTVFCPGGLRLVGSEAGDRTLPGQPVRLPDPAASLTDRGVTDYVQRVLSCLGGGLALWKAGQWLRAQRLGHCRVYWAVGEELLPSSGHRPDGEVPKDREGGVFNMGPFIADLIAFIEGSRRSPRYTLWFCVGQSWPQDQPWIKRLVMVKVVPMCLRALLDMARVGGASSLENTVDLHISNSHPLSLTSDQYKAYLQDLVEDMDSEVTGEACALTFRLDQ, from the exons ATGGGAACACAAAAGCCTCGCATCCTGCCCTGGCTGGTATCTCAGCTGGACCAGGGGCAGCTGGAGGGCGTGGCGTGGCTGGATGAGAGCCGCACGCGCTTCCGCATCCCTTGGAAGCATGGCTTGCGGCAGGATGCCCAGCTGGAGGACTTCGGCATTTTCCAG GCCTGGGCTGAGGCCAGTGGTGCCTACACTCCCGGGAAGGATAAGCCCGACCTGCCCACCTGGAAGAGGAATTTCCGGTCCGCCCTGAACCGGAAGGAAGCGTTGCGTTTAGCAGAGGACCACAGCAAGGACCCCCACAACCCGCACAAGATTTATGAGTTTGTGACCTCAG GAGTTGAGGATTTATCTGAGCCAGACACCTCTCTAGACACCAATGGCAGATACAGTACCTCTGACATCCAG gAAGCCATTCTGGAGAAGTTACTGAGTGGCATGGGCTTGGCCCCAGATGGAGGGCCCTCAGGTCTGACCGTGGCCCCCGAGAACCCCCCTCAGCTCTTGCTGAGCCCCAACTTAGATGTCCCTGCTCCTTGCCCAAAGCCGGGACCCCCTGAAAACCCACTGAAGCAGCTGCTGGTGAGCGAGGAAG AGTGGGAGTTCGAGGTGACCGTCTTCTACCGGGGCTGCCAAGTCTTGCAGCAGACCGTCTTCTGCCCGGGGGGCCTGCGGCTGGTGGGGTCAGAAGCAGGGGACAGGACGCTGCCTGGGCAGCCAGTAAGGCTGCCAGACCCTGCGGCCTCCCTGACAGACAGGGGCGTGACAGACTACGTGCAGCGGGTGCTGAGCTGCCTGGGCGGGGGACTAGCTCTGTGGAAGGCCGGGCAGTGGCTCCGGGCCCAGAGGCTGGGGCACTGCCGTGTGTACTGGGCCGTGGGCGAGGAACTCCTCCCCAGCAGCGGTCACAGGCCTGATGGTGAGGTGCCCAAGGACAGGGAAGGAGGCGTGTTCAACATGGGGCCCTTCATAGCAG ATCTGATTGCCTTCATCGAAGGAAGCAGACGCTCACCGCGCTACACCCTCTGGTTCTGCGTGGGGCAGTCATGGCCCCAGGACCAACCATGGATCAAGAGGCTCGTGATGGTCAAG gTTGTGCCCATGTGCCTCAGAGCCCTGCTAGACATGGCGCGGGTAGGGGGTGCCTCCTCCCTGGAGAACACCGTGGACCTTCACATTTCTAACAGCCACCCACTCTCCCTCACCTCAGACCAGTACAAGGCCTACCTCCAGGACCTGGTGGAGGACATGGACTCCGAGGTCACTGGGGAGGCCTGCGCCCTCACCTTCCGCCTCGACCAATAA
- the IRF3 gene encoding interferon regulatory factor 3 isoform X1, with the protein MGVGGSSRRIREPRWRMGEGLLFVPQENIGLTMGTQKPRILPWLVSQLDQGQLEGVAWLDESRTRFRIPWKHGLRQDAQLEDFGIFQAWAEASGAYTPGKDKPDLPTWKRNFRSALNRKEALRLAEDHSKDPHNPHKIYEFVTSGVEDLSEPDTSLDTNGRYSTSDIQEAILEKLLSGMGLAPDGGPSGLTVAPENPPQLLLSPNLDVPAPCPKPGPPENPLKQLLVSEEEWEFEVTVFYRGCQVLQQTVFCPGGLRLVGSEAGDRTLPGQPVRLPDPAASLTDRGVTDYVQRVLSCLGGGLALWKAGQWLRAQRLGHCRVYWAVGEELLPSSGHRPDGEVPKDREGGVFNMGPFIADLIAFIEGSRRSPRYTLWFCVGQSWPQDQPWIKRLVMVKVVPMCLRALLDMARVGGASSLENTVDLHISNSHPLSLTSDQYKAYLQDLVEDMDSEVTGEACALTFRLDQ; encoded by the exons ATGGGCGTGGGAGGGAGTTCTCGCCGAATTAGAGAGCCTCGCTGGAGGATGGGAGAAGGTCTCCTGTTTGTACCCCAGGAAAATATAG GCCTGACCATGGGAACACAAAAGCCTCGCATCCTGCCCTGGCTGGTATCTCAGCTGGACCAGGGGCAGCTGGAGGGCGTGGCGTGGCTGGATGAGAGCCGCACGCGCTTCCGCATCCCTTGGAAGCATGGCTTGCGGCAGGATGCCCAGCTGGAGGACTTCGGCATTTTCCAG GCCTGGGCTGAGGCCAGTGGTGCCTACACTCCCGGGAAGGATAAGCCCGACCTGCCCACCTGGAAGAGGAATTTCCGGTCCGCCCTGAACCGGAAGGAAGCGTTGCGTTTAGCAGAGGACCACAGCAAGGACCCCCACAACCCGCACAAGATTTATGAGTTTGTGACCTCAG GAGTTGAGGATTTATCTGAGCCAGACACCTCTCTAGACACCAATGGCAGATACAGTACCTCTGACATCCAG gAAGCCATTCTGGAGAAGTTACTGAGTGGCATGGGCTTGGCCCCAGATGGAGGGCCCTCAGGTCTGACCGTGGCCCCCGAGAACCCCCCTCAGCTCTTGCTGAGCCCCAACTTAGATGTCCCTGCTCCTTGCCCAAAGCCGGGACCCCCTGAAAACCCACTGAAGCAGCTGCTGGTGAGCGAGGAAG AGTGGGAGTTCGAGGTGACCGTCTTCTACCGGGGCTGCCAAGTCTTGCAGCAGACCGTCTTCTGCCCGGGGGGCCTGCGGCTGGTGGGGTCAGAAGCAGGGGACAGGACGCTGCCTGGGCAGCCAGTAAGGCTGCCAGACCCTGCGGCCTCCCTGACAGACAGGGGCGTGACAGACTACGTGCAGCGGGTGCTGAGCTGCCTGGGCGGGGGACTAGCTCTGTGGAAGGCCGGGCAGTGGCTCCGGGCCCAGAGGCTGGGGCACTGCCGTGTGTACTGGGCCGTGGGCGAGGAACTCCTCCCCAGCAGCGGTCACAGGCCTGATGGTGAGGTGCCCAAGGACAGGGAAGGAGGCGTGTTCAACATGGGGCCCTTCATAGCAG ATCTGATTGCCTTCATCGAAGGAAGCAGACGCTCACCGCGCTACACCCTCTGGTTCTGCGTGGGGCAGTCATGGCCCCAGGACCAACCATGGATCAAGAGGCTCGTGATGGTCAAG gTTGTGCCCATGTGCCTCAGAGCCCTGCTAGACATGGCGCGGGTAGGGGGTGCCTCCTCCCTGGAGAACACCGTGGACCTTCACATTTCTAACAGCCACCCACTCTCCCTCACCTCAGACCAGTACAAGGCCTACCTCCAGGACCTGGTGGAGGACATGGACTCCGAGGTCACTGGGGAGGCCTGCGCCCTCACCTTCCGCCTCGACCAATAA
- the IRF3 gene encoding interferon regulatory factor 3 isoform X3 — protein MGVGGSSRRIREPRWRMGEGLLFVPQENIGLTMGTQKPRILPWLVSQLDQGQLEGVAWLDESRTRFRIPWKHGLRQDAQLEDFGIFQAWAEASGAYTPGKDKPDLPTWKRNFRSALNRKEALRLAEDHSKDPHNPHKIYEFVTSGVEDLSEPDTSLDTNGRYSTSDIQEAILEKLLSGMGLAPDGGPSGLTVAPENPPQLLLSPNLDVPAPCPKPGPPENPLKQLLVSEEDLIAFIEGSRRSPRYTLWFCVGQSWPQDQPWIKRLVMVKVVPMCLRALLDMARVGGASSLENTVDLHISNSHPLSLTSDQYKAYLQDLVEDMDSEVTGEACALTFRLDQ, from the exons ATGGGCGTGGGAGGGAGTTCTCGCCGAATTAGAGAGCCTCGCTGGAGGATGGGAGAAGGTCTCCTGTTTGTACCCCAGGAAAATATAG GCCTGACCATGGGAACACAAAAGCCTCGCATCCTGCCCTGGCTGGTATCTCAGCTGGACCAGGGGCAGCTGGAGGGCGTGGCGTGGCTGGATGAGAGCCGCACGCGCTTCCGCATCCCTTGGAAGCATGGCTTGCGGCAGGATGCCCAGCTGGAGGACTTCGGCATTTTCCAG GCCTGGGCTGAGGCCAGTGGTGCCTACACTCCCGGGAAGGATAAGCCCGACCTGCCCACCTGGAAGAGGAATTTCCGGTCCGCCCTGAACCGGAAGGAAGCGTTGCGTTTAGCAGAGGACCACAGCAAGGACCCCCACAACCCGCACAAGATTTATGAGTTTGTGACCTCAG GAGTTGAGGATTTATCTGAGCCAGACACCTCTCTAGACACCAATGGCAGATACAGTACCTCTGACATCCAG gAAGCCATTCTGGAGAAGTTACTGAGTGGCATGGGCTTGGCCCCAGATGGAGGGCCCTCAGGTCTGACCGTGGCCCCCGAGAACCCCCCTCAGCTCTTGCTGAGCCCCAACTTAGATGTCCCTGCTCCTTGCCCAAAGCCGGGACCCCCTGAAAACCCACTGAAGCAGCTGCTGGTGAGCGAGGAAG ATCTGATTGCCTTCATCGAAGGAAGCAGACGCTCACCGCGCTACACCCTCTGGTTCTGCGTGGGGCAGTCATGGCCCCAGGACCAACCATGGATCAAGAGGCTCGTGATGGTCAAG gTTGTGCCCATGTGCCTCAGAGCCCTGCTAGACATGGCGCGGGTAGGGGGTGCCTCCTCCCTGGAGAACACCGTGGACCTTCACATTTCTAACAGCCACCCACTCTCCCTCACCTCAGACCAGTACAAGGCCTACCTCCAGGACCTGGTGGAGGACATGGACTCCGAGGTCACTGGGGAGGCCTGCGCCCTCACCTTCCGCCTCGACCAATAA